The sequence ATTGTCGGCCGTACCGGTCCTGCTCACGACCGGAGGCGGCATCCGCGGCGGCGGACACCACCCGGTGCCGGATGCGCAGCATGTCCCGGCGAGCCAGGGCGTCCGTAATGCTCGCATCACCCAGGGGCGCAGACGTATTGGTTCGATTGATTCTTCGGACGAGGACCTCCAGGCGGTCCAGGACCTCCTCGAGTTCGGCGAGTAGCGCCGCCGCGTCCTCCGCCGGCGACTCGCCCTCTTGATGTCGCGCATTCGTGAGGATGCGCGATTTCAGGTGCTCCACCCGACGCGTCAGATCGCCGCGTTCGGCCAGTGCCGCTGCAAGTTTCATCTCTACCTCCCCACCCTGTTCGATTGGATGTTCCCCCCGCCGACGCGAGTGTGCGCCAACGATTTCGAGCGTCGACGGACACGCAGGGCGGAGGGGTCACGACATCGGAGGGGTGCCGATCGAAGGGTGGGGAGCGGATCTCGGTGGGCGCTCATGCGCCTTTCGTCGAGTCGCGATTCAGCATCCTCAACAACTACCACATCCCGGCGCTCGGCGCGAGCATCAATGTCCACGGTGGGCGGTGGCGACTATCGTTGAGGTATGCGAGCGGAAGACGGCGAATTGACCTCCAAGCACCAACCGTTGCTGGTCTTGAGCAAGATCACGGAGATTCTCGATGCGTTCAGCCTGTCGCGTCCGTCGATGACGCTGGGCGAGATCCAGCAGGCGACGGGTCTGCCGACGTCGACGGTCCAACGGCTGGTCAGCAACCTGGTGGCGCAGGAATTTCTCGACCGGTCCGGCGATCAGATCCGGATCGGCGTGAAGATGGCGTTCTGGGCTGCGACGGCCACCAAGGGACTCGACGTGCTGGCTGTCGTCACGCCGGTGCTGAAGGAGATCCGCGACGCCACCGGCGAGACCGCCAGCTTCTTCCGGGTCGAGCAGGGTTACCGCGTGTGCGTGGCCATCGCGGAGACCGAGCACGCGCTGCGCCGGAACATGTACGTCGGAAAGATCGTCCCCTTGCCCGCGGGCTCGGCGGGCCGGGTGTTGCTCGCCTGGAACCCGGAACTCACCGAACAGGTCCTCGCCGGCCCCATCGAGCCGATGACCGAGGGCACCGTCACCGACACCGCGGTGCTGCGTGAACTGATCCACCAGGCCCGGGCCGACGGGTACGCCATCACCGCCGGGGAGCGGGAAGACAGCGCGTCGGGATTGGCTGCGCCCGTGTTCGATTCGTCCGCCGACGTGATCGGTGCCCTCGCGATCAGCGGGCCAACACTCCGCATGCCGCGCGAGCAGTGCGAGAAGTGGGTGGATCTGCTCGTCGGCAGCGCCGAGAAGGTCACCCGGACGCTGGGTGGTCGCTACCCGTCATGAGTTGCGCCGCGATCGTGCGGCCGGCTTCGTGCATGGCCACGGTGTCCGTGGCGACGAAAACGCCGGCGAACCTGGACCCGTAATCGCCGAGATCGTCGCCCACGGAGCCGACGACGGCGTACACCGGGGTGGTGCCCGCGCGGGCGAGGATCGCGGAGATGATCTTGCCCGCTTTCGTCTGTCCGTCGAGCCTGCCCTCGCCCACCACGATCGCCGACGCGTCCGCGGCGAGGGCGTCGAAACCGGTCACATCGAGGACGTACTCGGCGCCGGAGCGGAGTTCGGCGCCGTACCGTGCCCACATGCCGCCGGAGAACCCGCCTGCCGCGCCGGTGCCGTCGACTTCGGACGGGTCGCGGGGCAGAGCCCGCGCCTTCGCCTCGAGTCGCCGCGTGAGCAGTTGCACAGCTTCCGCGTCGGCACCCTTCTGCGGTCCGAACACCCTGGCGGCGTCGATGTACCGGGTGGTGACGTCGGTCAGCACGGTGACGGAAGCGCCCCGGAACCCGCCGCCTGCCTCGATGGCGGCGATGGCGCCGGTGCCCCCGTCCGTGGTGGCGGAACCGCCGGCCGCGATGACGATGTGCCGGGCACCGCGCCGGGCTGCGTCGGCGACGAGCATCCCGGTGCCGTAGGTGGTGGCGGTGATCGGGTCGCGGGGACCGTCGTGCGGTGTGGTGATCCCGGAGGCTGCGGCGATCTCGATGACCGCCGTCCCGTTTTCGGACAGTCCGTACGTCGGCCGGCACGGACTACCCCAGGGGTTGCGGGCGCGGGCGACGACCGGGCGCAGTCCGAGGGGGACCGCGAGAACGTCGAGGGTGCCCTCGCCGCCGTCGGCGACCGGCAGCCGGATCGCGGTACCGCCGAATGACTCGACCCCGCCGGCGACGGCGTCGGCGACCTCGCCTGCGGTATAGGTGCCCTTGAAACTGTCGGGGGCAATCAAAACCGTCATGGGTTCCACGCTTCCGGGTTGACCGGATGTGGGGGAATCCGGTTCTGCGCCATGGCCACAGCGTTCTCCGCGCACAGCCTCGCCATCTCGGCGCGCACCGACACCGTGGCACTGCCGAGGTGGGGGAGCAGCACCGTGTTCGACTGTTCCGCGAGTCCCGGGGCGAGCGTGGGTTCGTCCTCGTACACGTCGAGCCCGGCGCCGGCGATCTCCCCGGATTTCAGGGCGGCGACGAGGGCGGCTTCGTCGACGACGGGACCGCGGGCCGTGTTGATCAGGATCGCGGAGGGTTTCATCGCCGTCAGCACGCCCGTATCGACCAGGTGGCGGGTTTGCGCGGTGAG comes from Rhodococcus oxybenzonivorans and encodes:
- a CDS encoding DIP1984 family protein — protein: MKLAAALAERGDLTRRVEHLKSRILTNARHQEGESPAEDAAALLAELEEVLDRLEVLVRRINRTNTSAPLGDASITDALARRDMLRIRHRVVSAAADAASGREQDRYGRQLRSELVFVAALPVRDLRRTADDLARQIREVDLRVQQSNWEVDLLD
- a CDS encoding IclR family transcriptional regulator — translated: MRAEDGELTSKHQPLLVLSKITEILDAFSLSRPSMTLGEIQQATGLPTSTVQRLVSNLVAQEFLDRSGDQIRIGVKMAFWAATATKGLDVLAVVTPVLKEIRDATGETASFFRVEQGYRVCVAIAETEHALRRNMYVGKIVPLPAGSAGRVLLAWNPELTEQVLAGPIEPMTEGTVTDTAVLRELIHQARADGYAITAGEREDSASGLAAPVFDSSADVIGALAISGPTLRMPREQCEKWVDLLVGSAEKVTRTLGGRYPS
- a CDS encoding glycerate kinase, producing the protein MTVLIAPDSFKGTYTAGEVADAVAGGVESFGGTAIRLPVADGGEGTLDVLAVPLGLRPVVARARNPWGSPCRPTYGLSENGTAVIEIAAASGITTPHDGPRDPITATTYGTGMLVADAARRGARHIVIAAGGSATTDGGTGAIAAIEAGGGFRGASVTVLTDVTTRYIDAARVFGPQKGADAEAVQLLTRRLEAKARALPRDPSEVDGTGAAGGFSGGMWARYGAELRSGAEYVLDVTGFDALAADASAIVVGEGRLDGQTKAGKIISAILARAGTTPVYAVVGSVGDDLGDYGSRFAGVFVATDTVAMHEAGRTIAAQLMTGSDHPASG